In Toxotes jaculatrix isolate fToxJac2 chromosome 11, fToxJac2.pri, whole genome shotgun sequence, a single genomic region encodes these proteins:
- the znhit2 gene encoding zinc finger HIT domain-containing protein 2: MNPLFRRRLPPSVRSLLTDIGPKEEWTDAEPDTVTRDGILLPSRGVGPGQEEFLTPAKAQKEEATENGSDASGKAVCMFCKSKPSCYTCPRCNMRYCGLACYQSPDHSVCSEEFYKESVHEELKHMGKTESEGRKKMQDILVELRQKAERTDGGMESLLKEAGVVSDDADEGEAETTDKVQVVELLSRLAGLQQSGEGTETEIETILRKLEKIGGGELLPGGHDEDAESAEEELDLPDRLSGMDVDKLSEEELWEILNSKEKEMFMSLMKRGALGELVPLWKPWWEEHDEERKALVEEVSKLEKENSTTVDEQVVDDKVKTSQEVVHKQSKTAKKSRKIKGRNTNETNTDKESSTVPSVPPVSAKIPKLNSLCANPSPLICYGLVNALFSYTFTLCLFNGDTDSLMFEFCDMILALSEALNSSRVFSSVQEALDCGETLILGGGYLDKEDPVAPARAVEAVAHIMTGRNRKDATGYCLSALSQLRSVLSQARAALSKEGEEGAKRKKYFLASKKCEFFQAWVLDSAHHIHRLAVELWNEHSKRESVRSSMEKAKTVVEENLKKGKSKLIEELS; this comes from the coding sequence ATGAATCCATTATTTAGACGGAGACTTCCTCCATCTGTGAGGAGTCTTCTGACAGACATCGGTCCAAAGGAGGAGTGGACTGACGCAGAGCCCGACACGGTGACCAGAGATGGGATTCTGCTCCCGTCCAGAGGAGTTGGTCCTGGACAAGAGGAGTTTCTCACGCCAGCCAAGGCACAAAAGGAGGAGGCTACAGAGAATGGGAGTGACGCCAGTGGGAAAGCGGTCTGCATGTTTTGTAAAAGCAAACCCTCTTGCTACACCTGTCCTCGGTGTAACATGCGTTACTGTGGCTTGGCTTGCTATCAGAGCCCAGATCACTCTGTGTGCTCTGAGGAGTTTTACAAGGAGTCTGTTCATGAAGAGCTGAAACATATGGGTAAAACAGAAagtgaggggaggaaaaaaatgcaggacATCCTTGTGGAACTCAGACAAAAGGCAGAAaggacagatggagggatggagagttTGTTAAAAGAAGCAGGGGTTGTGTCAGATGACGCAGATGAAGGGGAAGCAGAGACAACAGACAAAGTGCAGGTTGTGGAGCTCCTGTCCAGGTTAGCAGGGCTCCAGCAGTCTGGAGAAGGGACTGAAACAGAGATTGAGACTATTTTGAGAAAACTGGAAAAGATTGGAGGAGGGGAGCTGCTGCCTGGAGGTCATGATGAGGACGCTGAAAGTGCAGAAGAGGAGCTGGACTTGCCTGATCGACTTTCAGGGATGGATGTTGACAAGCTTTCAGAGGAGGAGCTGTGGGAAATTCTcaacagcaaagagaaagagatgtttATGAGTCTGATGAAGCGTGGAGCGCTTGGCGAGCTGGTTCCGCTGTGGAAACCATGGTGGGAGGAGCATGATGAAGAAAGGAAAGcactggtggaggaggtgagcAAACTGGAGAAAGAAAATTCAACAACTGTGGATGAACAGGTTGTTGATGATAAAGTCAAGACATCACAAGAAGTGGTTcacaaacagagcaaaacagCTAAAAAGTCAAGAAAGATTAAAGgaagaaacacaaatgaaacaaacacagacaaggaAAGTTCAACAGTTCCCTCTGTGCCTCCAGTATCTGCAAAAATTCCAAAGTTAAATTCTTTATGTGCAAATCCATCTCCCCTTATATGCTATGGTTTAGTCAATGCACTTTTTAGCTACACCTTCACTCTGTGCCTGTTTAACGGTGACACTGATTCACTGATGTTTGAGTTTTGTGACATGATTCTTGCTCTGTCAGAGGCACTGAACTCAAGCAGGGTGTTCAGCTCTGTTCAAGAAGCCTTAGACTGTGGAGAAACTCTCATTTTGGGTGGAGGGTACCTCGACAAGGAGGATCCTGTAGCCCCAGCCAGGGCAGTGGAAGCTGTGGCTCACATCATGACTGGCAGAAACAGGAAAGATGCCACAGGATACTGCCTTTCAGCCTTGAGTCAGCTTCGCTCAGTTCTCTCCCAGGCCAGAGCAGCCCTGTctaaagagggagaggagggggcaaagaggaagaagtacTTCCTCGCAAGTAAGAAGTGTGAATTCTTTCAGGCCTGGGTGTTGGACAGTGCACACCACATTCATAGGCTAGCTGTGGAGTTATGGAATGAACAcagtaaaagagagagtgtaAGGAGCAGCATGGAGAAAGCAAAGACTGTTGTTGAGGAGAACTTGAAGAAAGGGAAGAGTAAGCTGATTGAAGAACTTAGCTAA